A stretch of the Mycobacterium shigaense genome encodes the following:
- a CDS encoding WS/DGAT/MGAT family O-acyltransferase — MEQLTALDAGFLEAEDTDPHVSLAIGSVSIMAGPVPGYEEFVSVAAERLQAIPRCTQVLRTFPFDLRRPEWADDPHFDVLRHVHRVALPDPGGDHELFELIASLMQHRLDRERPLWDCWIIEGLSGDRWAVLIKVHHCIADGIATTQMFAQFSDDGAGASFATDIRGAKKGRQPRSSPPKLSFNPVELVSRLGRHAVTTAMAAGHAGLGVTELATSLLSPTPKTSLNGPVTAMRRYSAARVRLADMQEVSRTFGVTLNDVALTAITASYRRVLLDRGERPGHHSLRTLVPVSVRTADGMSATDNQVSTMLPLLPVDEPDPLQQLQLVRSRLSRVKASGQTEGGSAAVSALKSVPFAFSAWTIRLLMRLPQRAVVALATNVPGPRTQQKLMGCEVLEVLPIPPIALQLRTGIAMLSYADTFVFGITADYATAPDIDALATGIEDGVARLLAASRQRARKRTARRSANR; from the coding sequence ATGGAGCAACTAACCGCGCTGGATGCGGGCTTCCTGGAGGCTGAAGACACCGATCCACATGTGAGTCTGGCGATTGGCAGTGTGTCGATCATGGCAGGTCCGGTTCCGGGCTACGAGGAGTTTGTTTCGGTCGCCGCCGAACGGCTGCAAGCGATTCCGCGTTGCACCCAAGTTTTGCGAACCTTCCCGTTCGATCTGCGCCGACCGGAATGGGCGGATGACCCTCACTTCGATGTCTTGCGCCACGTGCACCGAGTCGCACTGCCGGATCCGGGCGGCGACCACGAACTCTTCGAATTGATCGCGAGTTTGATGCAGCACCGCCTCGACCGGGAGCGACCCTTATGGGACTGTTGGATCATCGAGGGGCTGAGCGGCGACCGGTGGGCCGTTTTGATCAAGGTCCATCACTGCATCGCCGACGGCATCGCCACCACGCAGATGTTCGCACAGTTCAGCGACGACGGCGCCGGAGCCTCGTTCGCCACAGACATCCGGGGTGCCAAGAAGGGACGCCAACCCAGGTCGAGTCCGCCGAAGCTGAGTTTCAACCCCGTGGAGTTGGTGAGCAGGCTCGGACGACACGCAGTCACGACGGCGATGGCCGCCGGCCACGCCGGGCTGGGCGTGACGGAATTGGCGACCAGCCTGCTGAGCCCAACCCCGAAAACATCGCTGAACGGGCCGGTCACGGCGATGCGCCGGTACAGCGCGGCCCGTGTGCGCTTGGCCGACATGCAGGAGGTCTCCCGAACATTCGGTGTGACGCTGAACGACGTCGCGCTGACGGCGATCACGGCGAGTTACCGCAGGGTGCTGCTCGACCGCGGCGAGCGGCCAGGCCACCATTCGCTGCGCACCCTGGTGCCCGTCTCCGTCCGCACTGCAGACGGGATGAGTGCCACCGACAACCAGGTGTCGACCATGCTGCCGTTGCTGCCCGTCGACGAGCCTGACCCGCTGCAGCAGCTGCAGCTGGTGCGCAGCAGGCTCAGCCGGGTCAAGGCCAGCGGCCAAACCGAAGGCGGCAGCGCGGCGGTTTCGGCGCTCAAAAGCGTGCCATTTGCGTTCTCGGCATGGACGATTCGCTTGCTGATGCGATTGCCCCAGCGGGCCGTTGTCGCCCTGGCAACCAACGTTCCCGGCCCCCGCACCCAGCAAAAGTTGATGGGGTGCGAGGTACTGGAAGTCCTTCCGATTCCTCCGATCGCACTGCAATTGCGCACCGGTATCGCGATGCTCAGTTACGCAGACACGTTTGTCTTCGGCATTACCGCCGACTACGCCACCGCACCCGACATCGATGCACTCGCCACCGGAATTGAGGATGGGGTCGCGCGATTGCTTGCCGCCAGTCGCCAACGTGCACGCAAACGCACTGCGCGTCGGAGTGCTAATCGCTGA
- the ppsA gene encoding phosphoenolpyruvate synthase, which produces MTKAIASDYVSDISGLRLDDAEEAGGKGANMGELVAAGFPVPPGFVLLRSSYLVSMQAGGVELELAALHHEALTQVDDAARLAELCRRMQDLVVKAGVSEDVRTKLLDSYRGLGSNCVVAVRSSATGEDGRDASFAGMNQTLTNVAGEAALVDAVIACWASLFSPRVVTYRASRGFEADPAMAVVVQQMIDSEKSGVAFTTDPSTGVSSHIVIEAALGLGEVVVSGKVQPDTYLVDKESLKVLDAKTGYQAFKIERGPDGHDAVVDLDPAQAQARVLDVASVRRVAELAKAVEAHHGCPQDVEWAITGGKAWLVQARPITTLHTSTPSDGAESGSVLVRGLPAAPGIASGRVRVLRTPSEGGQLADGEILVAPMTNPDWLPAIRRAAALVTETGGMTCHAAIVARELKVPCVVGARDVTTILQDGQTVTVDGGHGSVVAGSAKPELRAATIEPPATANIGETTGTKIYVNLAMPDSAESVAAQDVDGVGLLRAEFMLTQALSGRHPRDLVAHGEQSDLVDAMVASIGRIASAFGTRPVIYRATDFRSNEFRGLRGGDLYEPVEHNPMIGYRGCYRYIKEPQLFDLELQALARVRERNPNVHLMIPFVRTRWELEACLSLVDASPLGGQRGLHRWVMAEVPSVMYWLPEYIGLGIDGVSIGSNDLTQLMLGVDRDSDICAELFDESDGAVLDAIGRIVAIARKHGITSSLCGQAPSTNPAFAEHLVRMGITSISVNPDAAAVARRIVAAAERRLLLESARNS; this is translated from the coding sequence ATGACGAAAGCCATTGCCAGCGATTATGTCTCAGATATCTCGGGGTTACGCCTCGATGACGCCGAAGAGGCCGGCGGTAAGGGCGCCAATATGGGCGAGCTGGTGGCTGCCGGCTTCCCGGTTCCGCCGGGCTTTGTGTTGTTGCGGTCCAGCTACCTGGTTTCGATGCAGGCGGGGGGAGTGGAGCTCGAACTTGCTGCCTTGCACCACGAGGCACTGACGCAGGTCGATGATGCTGCCCGGCTTGCTGAGCTGTGTCGGCGAATGCAGGACTTGGTCGTCAAGGCCGGCGTGAGCGAGGACGTTCGCACAAAGCTGCTCGACTCGTATCGTGGGCTCGGATCGAACTGCGTTGTAGCGGTGCGCTCTTCGGCAACCGGAGAGGACGGTCGTGATGCATCGTTTGCCGGGATGAACCAGACATTGACGAATGTGGCGGGCGAAGCCGCGCTCGTCGACGCCGTGATAGCCTGCTGGGCATCGCTTTTCAGCCCACGGGTCGTTACATATCGTGCCAGTCGTGGATTCGAGGCGGACCCGGCGATGGCTGTGGTCGTCCAGCAGATGATCGATTCCGAGAAGTCCGGCGTGGCGTTCACCACCGATCCCAGCACGGGGGTGTCGAGCCATATAGTCATCGAGGCTGCGCTGGGCCTCGGTGAGGTTGTGGTCTCCGGGAAGGTTCAGCCCGACACCTACCTGGTGGACAAGGAGTCGCTGAAAGTGCTCGATGCCAAGACCGGTTACCAGGCTTTCAAGATCGAGCGTGGTCCGGACGGCCACGACGCGGTCGTGGACTTGGACCCCGCGCAGGCGCAGGCGCGTGTTCTCGACGTTGCGTCGGTGCGCCGCGTCGCCGAACTGGCAAAGGCCGTTGAGGCGCACCACGGTTGTCCGCAGGACGTCGAGTGGGCGATCACCGGCGGGAAGGCTTGGCTGGTGCAGGCAAGGCCTATCACGACGTTGCACACCTCCACGCCATCCGACGGCGCGGAATCTGGAAGCGTCTTGGTACGCGGGTTGCCTGCGGCGCCGGGTATCGCCTCTGGGCGCGTGCGAGTCCTGCGCACTCCGTCGGAGGGCGGCCAATTGGCCGACGGTGAGATTTTGGTAGCCCCCATGACCAATCCGGATTGGCTCCCGGCCATTCGCCGCGCTGCGGCCCTGGTTACCGAGACGGGCGGCATGACGTGCCACGCGGCCATCGTCGCGCGTGAGCTGAAGGTTCCATGTGTCGTCGGTGCGCGCGATGTGACGACGATTCTGCAGGACGGCCAGACGGTTACCGTCGATGGCGGTCACGGCAGCGTCGTCGCCGGGAGTGCCAAGCCGGAGTTGCGGGCCGCGACGATCGAGCCGCCCGCGACGGCGAACATCGGCGAAACAACCGGAACCAAGATCTACGTCAACCTGGCCATGCCGGACTCGGCCGAGTCGGTCGCTGCCCAGGACGTCGACGGCGTTGGATTGCTGCGTGCCGAGTTCATGCTCACCCAAGCACTTTCGGGCAGGCATCCCCGCGACTTGGTCGCGCACGGCGAACAGTCCGATCTGGTCGATGCCATGGTGGCATCCATCGGCCGCATCGCCTCCGCCTTCGGAACCCGGCCGGTCATCTACCGCGCGACCGACTTTCGTAGCAACGAGTTCCGCGGCCTGCGCGGCGGTGACCTTTACGAGCCGGTCGAGCACAACCCGATGATCGGCTACCGCGGCTGCTATCGATACATCAAGGAGCCCCAACTGTTCGACCTCGAGTTGCAAGCGCTGGCTCGGGTACGGGAACGTAACCCCAATGTGCACCTGATGATTCCGTTCGTGCGAACGCGATGGGAATTGGAGGCATGTTTGTCGCTGGTCGACGCGAGCCCGCTCGGCGGGCAGCGCGGTTTGCATCGCTGGGTGATGGCCGAGGTCCCATCCGTGATGTATTGGCTTCCCGAGTACATCGGGTTGGGTATCGACGGAGTGTCGATTGGGAGCAACGATCTCACCCAATTGATGTTGGGAGTCGACCGTGATTCCGACATCTGCGCTGAGTTGTTCGACGAATCCGATGGCGCTGTGCTCGATGCCATAGGCCGCATCGTCGCCATTGCGCGAAAGCACGGCATCACGTCGTCGTTGTGTGGCCAGGCGCCCTCGACCAACCCGGCGTTCGCCGAACACCTGGTTCGGATGGGAATCACCTCGATCTCGGTCAATCCGGACGCCGCCGCGGTCGCTCGCCGCATCGTGGCCGCCGCGGAACGCCGGCTATTGCTCGAATCCGCGCGGAACTCCTAA
- a CDS encoding bifunctional aminoglycoside phosphotransferase/ATP-binding protein, whose amino-acid sequence MTAAPGAERLAESVTVEVPRADLRETHTGVVVLVGDRAYKAKKPVLTDFLDFRTVEQRERACVREVELNSRLSPDSYLGVAHLTGPDGGAAEPVIVMRRYRDQDRLASMVSRGCDDEVRVALDAVARLLARFHEKAERSREIDTQGKLRAVDGRWRENLLEMNWHAGRSVLEVTFDSLARIQRLASEFTSGRAPLFGRRVKTGCIVDGHADLLADDIFFRNGKLAVLDCLEFDDKLRYVDRIDDAACLAMDLEFLGRKDLGDYFLQRYAEHSGDDAPSSLRNFYIAYRAVVRAKVGCVRLSQGKFDAAEGVARHLTIAAQHLEQGSVRLALVGGNPGTGKSTLAGALAERVGAQVISTDDVRHELRESQVITGESGALEAGLYSARNTRAVYDTVLGRARELLGNGQSVILDGTWRDPHLRASARQLATETLSALVELRCVATPDVAADRIATRRPGASEVTPAIAAALACRDSDWDTAHVVDTSRLLEHSAETAQEVWRRSIYAPGLR is encoded by the coding sequence ATGACGGCTGCGCCGGGGGCAGAACGACTCGCCGAGTCGGTGACGGTTGAAGTGCCGCGCGCTGATCTGCGCGAAACCCACACGGGCGTAGTCGTTCTGGTCGGCGACCGTGCGTACAAGGCGAAGAAACCCGTGCTGACCGATTTCCTCGATTTCAGGACCGTTGAGCAGCGCGAGCGCGCATGCGTGCGGGAGGTCGAGTTGAATAGCCGGCTGTCCCCGGATAGTTATCTTGGCGTAGCGCATTTGACCGGTCCAGACGGCGGCGCCGCCGAACCGGTGATCGTGATGCGGCGCTACCGCGACCAGGACCGGCTGGCGTCTATGGTCTCCCGCGGTTGCGACGACGAAGTGCGCGTGGCGCTGGACGCGGTCGCCCGCCTACTCGCACGCTTTCACGAGAAGGCCGAACGAAGCCGAGAGATCGATACCCAGGGCAAACTCCGCGCGGTCGATGGACGGTGGCGGGAGAACCTGTTGGAAATGAACTGGCACGCCGGCAGATCCGTGCTGGAGGTCACCTTCGATTCGCTGGCACGTATTCAACGCCTCGCCAGCGAATTCACCTCGGGCCGTGCCCCCTTGTTCGGCCGCCGGGTCAAAACGGGTTGCATAGTCGACGGCCACGCGGATCTGCTTGCCGACGACATCTTTTTTCGGAATGGCAAGCTCGCCGTGCTCGATTGTCTCGAGTTCGATGACAAACTTCGCTATGTCGATCGCATCGATGACGCCGCCTGCCTGGCGATGGACTTGGAATTCCTGGGCCGCAAGGACCTTGGCGACTATTTTCTTCAGCGCTACGCCGAGCACTCGGGTGACGACGCGCCGTCGTCGCTGCGCAACTTCTACATCGCCTACCGAGCGGTGGTGCGGGCCAAAGTAGGGTGCGTGCGCCTGTCGCAGGGCAAATTCGACGCGGCCGAAGGCGTGGCTCGCCATCTGACCATTGCGGCCCAGCATTTGGAGCAGGGCAGCGTACGTCTTGCGTTGGTCGGCGGAAATCCAGGGACCGGGAAGTCAACGCTCGCCGGAGCGCTGGCGGAACGAGTGGGCGCGCAGGTGATTTCGACCGACGACGTGCGGCACGAACTACGGGAGTCGCAGGTCATCACCGGCGAATCGGGCGCGCTCGAAGCAGGGCTCTACAGCGCCAGGAACACAAGAGCCGTCTACGACACGGTCCTGGGGCGGGCTCGCGAGCTATTGGGCAATGGGCAATCCGTCATCCTCGACGGCACGTGGCGCGATCCGCATCTTCGTGCGAGCGCTCGTCAACTGGCGACGGAGACGCTTTCGGCGCTGGTGGAGCTGAGGTGTGTGGCCACGCCCGATGTGGCAGCCGACAGAATAGCGACGCGGCGGCCGGGCGCCTCGGAAGTGACGCCGGCCATCGCGGCGGCGCTGGCGTGTCGCGACAGTGATTGGGACACCGCGCATGTGGTGGATACCTCTCGGCTGCTTGAGCACTCTGCCGAGACGGCGCAGGAGGTCTGGCGCCGATCAATCTACGCCCCCGGTCTGCGTTGA
- a CDS encoding universal stress protein, with the protein MSSPGKRYGIVVGVDGSAASNDAVLWAARDAAMRNVPLQLVHMFKTFVPTFPQIPMPTGAPMWQEDDGRQELEQAAKVAREAVPTGHRIEIASEVRYSPPASTLIEISEQAEMIVVGSTGRGAVERVLLGSVSSAVVRRAQCPVAVIHERSSYTPPPQDAPVLVGIDGSPASEIATGIAFDEASRRGVELRAVHVWSDTEYFELPEYEWKTVREEAERNLAESLAGMQERYPDVRVTRVIARNRPARQIVEQSETAQLVVLGSHGRGWVTGTLLGSVSNAVVQSVRVPVIVARSS; encoded by the coding sequence ATGTCTTCACCCGGCAAGCGTTACGGCATCGTCGTTGGGGTCGATGGGTCGGCAGCGTCGAATGACGCCGTTCTGTGGGCGGCGCGCGATGCCGCTATGCGAAATGTGCCGCTTCAGCTCGTCCACATGTTCAAGACGTTCGTCCCGACGTTTCCCCAGATACCGATGCCGACCGGAGCTCCGATGTGGCAGGAAGACGACGGTCGTCAAGAGCTTGAGCAGGCGGCCAAAGTCGCGCGCGAGGCAGTGCCGACCGGTCACAGGATCGAAATAGCAAGCGAGGTCAGGTATTCGCCCCCGGCGTCGACCTTGATCGAAATTTCTGAGCAGGCGGAGATGATCGTCGTCGGCAGCACCGGACGGGGAGCGGTCGAGCGGGTGCTGCTCGGATCGGTGAGTTCCGCCGTCGTGCGTCGTGCCCAATGCCCGGTCGCGGTGATACACGAGCGTTCTTCCTATACCCCGCCGCCTCAGGATGCCCCGGTGCTGGTCGGTATCGACGGGTCGCCGGCATCGGAGATCGCGACCGGCATCGCGTTCGACGAAGCGTCACGCCGCGGTGTCGAGCTGAGGGCGGTACATGTGTGGAGTGACACGGAGTATTTCGAACTTCCCGAGTACGAATGGAAAACGGTACGGGAGGAAGCAGAACGGAATCTGGCCGAGTCTCTGGCGGGAATGCAGGAACGCTACCCGGACGTTCGGGTAACTCGAGTCATCGCTCGCAACCGACCCGCTCGGCAAATCGTCGAGCAGTCGGAGACGGCCCAGCTGGTCGTCTTGGGCAGCCACGGCCGCGGCTGGGTGACCGGCACGCTGTTGGGTTCTGTCAGCAACGCGGTCGTGCAATCGGTGCGGGTGCCGGTGATCGTCGCGCGTTCCTCGTAA
- a CDS encoding universal stress protein, giving the protein MSEPVKRHGVVVGVDGSSASNFAVCWAAHEAAMRSIPLTLVHMVNTAVPVWPQMPLTVDAAVWQEDDGQRVLYEAIKIAEDAARPARSIDVISDLRRSPPVPTLIELSDEAEMVVVGSSGRGAVARALVGSVSSGVVRGARCPVAVIHDEDPAKPYSIEAPVLVGIDGTPASELATAVAFDEASRRGVELTALHAWSDTALFELPELDWPAVKAEAERSLAERLAGWTERYPDVMVRRTVVCDRPARVLMELAESSQLVVVGSHGRGGMVGTVLGSVSNAVVHAVRTPVIVARPHRQELKSTDD; this is encoded by the coding sequence ATGTCAGAACCCGTCAAGCGCCACGGCGTCGTTGTCGGCGTCGACGGATCATCGGCGTCGAATTTCGCCGTCTGCTGGGCGGCCCATGAAGCGGCGATGCGGAGCATTCCGCTGACACTGGTCCACATGGTGAACACCGCCGTCCCGGTATGGCCGCAGATGCCGCTGACGGTGGACGCCGCGGTGTGGCAGGAGGACGACGGTCAGCGCGTGCTTTACGAGGCGATCAAGATCGCGGAAGACGCCGCCAGGCCTGCCCGCAGTATCGATGTGATCAGTGACCTGAGGCGCTCACCTCCGGTCCCGACGCTGATCGAGTTGTCCGACGAGGCGGAGATGGTGGTCGTCGGCAGCAGTGGCCGCGGCGCCGTGGCCCGTGCTCTGGTTGGTTCGGTCAGCTCCGGCGTGGTCCGGGGCGCCCGGTGCCCGGTGGCGGTCATCCATGACGAAGACCCAGCGAAGCCGTACTCCATTGAAGCTCCGGTTTTGGTAGGAATCGATGGAACGCCGGCGTCGGAGCTCGCGACGGCCGTCGCGTTCGACGAGGCGTCGCGTCGTGGTGTCGAGCTGACCGCGCTGCACGCGTGGAGCGATACCGCGTTGTTCGAGTTGCCCGAGCTGGACTGGCCGGCGGTGAAGGCCGAAGCCGAGCGCAGCCTGGCGGAACGCCTGGCGGGATGGACGGAACGTTACCCCGATGTCATGGTCCGCCGAACCGTGGTCTGCGACCGCCCGGCCCGGGTGCTGATGGAGTTGGCGGAATCCTCTCAGCTCGTCGTCGTGGGCAGCCACGGCCGAGGCGGCATGGTGGGCACCGTACTGGGGTCGGTCAGTAATGCGGTGGTCCACGCGGTCCGTACGCCGGTAATCGTTGCCAGACCGCATCGGCAAGAGCTCAAATCGACTGACGACTAA
- a CDS encoding universal stress protein produces the protein MNHPQLRQRIVVGIDGSDAAITAAKWAVAEATSRDVPLRLVHVLPERRSDGAAGDDSLDIEYGETALRSACAAIHATGEQVKIETDLVHGSPMNALISESHDAAMVCMGSVGIGNFARRVIGSTADAVARQAHCPVAVIRHNRDADESQSGSIAVVVDESSGNDAVLEQGFREARLRGAPILALGVWRWGLGEIPYRQLDHRLGRWVSEYHEVHVQPAAARRGAAEFIAGTEESIQLAVVGSADAGDVARIVGSIKPRFRHSGCSVLVVR, from the coding sequence ATGAACCATCCGCAATTGCGGCAACGGATCGTTGTGGGTATCGACGGTTCCGACGCAGCCATCACCGCTGCCAAATGGGCTGTGGCCGAAGCGACTAGCCGCGACGTACCGTTGCGCCTGGTTCATGTCCTGCCCGAACGCCGGTCCGATGGAGCCGCCGGGGACGACAGTCTCGATATCGAATACGGCGAGACGGCGCTTCGCAGCGCCTGCGCCGCGATTCATGCCACGGGGGAACAGGTCAAGATCGAGACCGATCTTGTCCATGGATCGCCGATGAATGCTCTGATCAGCGAATCGCACGACGCGGCGATGGTCTGCATGGGGTCGGTCGGAATCGGGAACTTCGCCCGCAGGGTCATCGGGTCCACCGCTGACGCCGTTGCGCGGCAAGCTCATTGCCCCGTGGCCGTCATTCGCCACAACCGTGACGCGGACGAATCTCAATCTGGATCGATCGCCGTGGTCGTCGACGAGTCCTCTGGCAACGATGCGGTGCTCGAGCAGGGATTCCGGGAAGCGCGACTTCGCGGGGCGCCCATTCTGGCGTTGGGGGTGTGGCGTTGGGGGTTGGGCGAAATCCCATACCGCCAGTTGGATCACCGCCTAGGGCGGTGGGTGTCCGAGTACCACGAGGTCCATGTGCAACCGGCCGCCGCTCGGCGCGGGGCCGCCGAATTCATCGCGGGCACAGAGGAATCCATTCAGCTCGCGGTGGTGGGCAGCGCCGACGCCGGAGATGTCGCGCGTATCGTCGGCTCGATCAAGCCGCGCTTCCGCCACTCCGGATGCTCGGTTCTGGTCGTACGCTAA
- the fdxA gene encoding ferredoxin: MTYVIGAACVDVMDKSCVQECPVDCIYEGARTLYINPDECVDCGACKPACRMDAIYWEGDLPDDQAHHLADNAAFFDQPLPGRGCRLGTPGGASTLGRVGVDTALIAAMPAASAPGHP, encoded by the coding sequence ATGACCTACGTGATTGGTGCCGCGTGTGTGGATGTCATGGACAAATCCTGTGTGCAGGAATGCCCTGTCGACTGCATCTACGAGGGCGCTCGAACGCTGTACATCAATCCGGATGAGTGCGTCGATTGTGGTGCTTGCAAGCCGGCTTGCCGTATGGATGCCATTTACTGGGAGGGTGATCTCCCGGACGACCAGGCGCACCACCTGGCAGACAACGCCGCTTTCTTCGATCAACCGCTTCCGGGGCGTGGATGCCGGCTCGGTACACCGGGAGGCGCGAGCACATTAGGCCGAGTCGGGGTCGACACCGCGTTGATCGCGGCGATGCCCGCTGCGTCGGCACCCGGTCACCCCTAA
- a CDS encoding universal stress protein, whose amino-acid sequence MSEHTTKHGILVCVDGSASSDAAVAWAAHEAVMRHLPITLMHAVAPVVVGWPVGQMYVEMPEWQKESGEHVIDQARKTLTVHLAGFQPPEIHTEMVYSSVAPALIEASKDAWMIVAGSEGMGAVGRLLLGSVTSALIHHAHCPVAVIRCGDSAPPEPDSPVVVGIDGSPASEAATALAFDEAARRGVELVALHAWSDVGVFPMVGMDWQDSEARGREVLAERLAGWHEQYPDVPVRRVICCDKPSKWLLDESKDAQLVIVGSHGRGGFTGMLLGSVSSTVAQAATVPVIVVR is encoded by the coding sequence ATGTCAGAGCACACAACGAAACACGGAATATTGGTCTGCGTCGACGGGTCCGCGTCGTCCGATGCGGCGGTGGCCTGGGCGGCTCATGAGGCCGTGATGCGCCACCTGCCCATCACGTTGATGCACGCCGTTGCTCCCGTGGTCGTCGGCTGGCCGGTTGGGCAAATGTATGTGGAAATGCCGGAGTGGCAGAAGGAAAGCGGTGAACACGTCATCGATCAGGCCCGCAAAACGCTCACTGTGCACCTGGCTGGTTTCCAGCCGCCTGAAATACACACCGAAATGGTCTATTCCAGCGTTGCTCCCGCGCTGATCGAGGCGTCCAAAGATGCGTGGATGATCGTGGCGGGGAGCGAGGGGATGGGAGCGGTGGGGCGGTTGTTGCTCGGCTCGGTCACGTCGGCACTCATACATCATGCGCATTGCCCGGTGGCCGTTATTCGATGTGGTGACAGCGCGCCTCCCGAGCCCGATTCACCGGTGGTGGTCGGCATCGACGGATCGCCGGCCTCCGAGGCGGCCACCGCCCTGGCCTTCGATGAAGCCGCCCGCCGGGGCGTCGAGCTGGTGGCTCTGCATGCCTGGAGTGATGTCGGTGTGTTCCCGATGGTCGGGATGGACTGGCAGGACAGCGAGGCCCGGGGACGGGAGGTCCTCGCCGAACGTCTCGCCGGCTGGCACGAGCAATACCCCGACGTGCCCGTACGGCGTGTGATCTGCTGCGACAAGCCCTCCAAATGGCTGCTGGACGAGTCCAAGGACGCTCAGCTGGTGATCGTTGGAAGCCACGGGCGCGGAGGGTTCACCGGCATGCTTCTTGGCTCGGTCAGCTCGACGGTGGCTCAGGCCGCGACCGTGCCGGTGATCGTCGTTCGCTAG
- a CDS encoding GNAT family N-acetyltransferase yields the protein MSDQPAEFAATARLLDGRRITLRRLGADDADAILALHQHLSDRDRYFRFFTLNPIDLRQLITKMTEPAQGWYALGAFDGHRLIGVANYVVTPDDPQVAEIAATVAHENHSLGAGTALLEHLARIARTDEVKRFVADVLCVNDLMLKVLADIGLPCTSTDYGTVRHLEIELPDGLDEKPTIAEAIA from the coding sequence ATGAGCGATCAGCCGGCGGAGTTCGCCGCCACGGCTCGATTGCTCGACGGACGACGGATAACCCTGCGCCGCCTCGGGGCCGACGACGCCGACGCGATCTTGGCGCTTCACCAACACCTCAGCGACCGAGATCGGTATTTCCGCTTCTTCACGCTGAACCCGATTGACTTACGTCAGCTCATTACCAAGATGACCGAGCCCGCACAGGGGTGGTACGCCCTGGGCGCATTCGATGGTCACCGGCTGATCGGTGTGGCGAACTACGTCGTCACCCCGGATGATCCCCAGGTTGCGGAAATCGCAGCAACGGTTGCTCATGAGAATCATTCGCTGGGAGCGGGAACGGCATTGCTCGAGCACCTGGCCCGCATCGCCCGCACCGATGAAGTGAAACGGTTTGTGGCCGATGTCCTCTGTGTGAACGACCTCATGCTCAAGGTGCTGGCTGATATCGGGTTGCCCTGCACTTCAACGGATTACGGGACGGTTCGCCACCTGGAGATCGAGCTGCCGGATGGTCTTGACGAAAAGCCGACGATCGCCGAAGCGATCGCTTAG